In a single window of the Schistocerca americana isolate TAMUIC-IGC-003095 chromosome X, iqSchAmer2.1, whole genome shotgun sequence genome:
- the LOC124555327 gene encoding zinc transporter ZIP3-like codes for MEVIIFQFVCLVVLFVIMTVSGSIPIVIIWRRKNAQLSDIAGTLISVSNCVAGGVFMGMCFLGLFPFVKEKFRDVMEKMKLSTTFPIAEFVIGIGFFLILTSEQILISKKKLNSAPVKNSAHTFVASDDDKHEDESHLGLLEAEANEKQTDHELQNDDNTELQLSVSGHSHLDTILLTDNTSNQRSFMLLLAVSIHSLFEGITLGLQTDMVKLLHLFLAVLIHEVLVVLALGVNIAKRNLGVTKSFRYILMATGSIPVGMIVGLLIGTAPGLFGSVLSACLQGIAAGIFIHVTFMEIMPEEFVRNKYQLWKVLFFFIGFMLMAVVSFFLDSYK; via the coding sequence ATGGAAGtaatcatttttcagtttgtttgtttGGTAGTTCTTTTTGTCATTATGACTGTAAGTGGATCAATACCTATAGTCATTATATGGAGGCGCAAGAATGCTCAGTTAAGTGACATCGCTGGCACATTAATATCTGTAAGCAACTGTGTTGCTGGTGGTGTTTTTATGGGGATGTGTTTTTTAGGACTATTTCCGTTTGTCAAGGAGAAGTTTAGAGATGTTATGGAAAAAATGAAGCTGTCAACCACTTTCCCAATAGCAGAGTTTGTCATTGGCATTGGCTTTTTCCTTATTCTAACATCAGAACAAATTTTGATCTCTAAAAAGAAATTAAACTCAGCTCCTGTTAAGAATTCAGCTCACACATTTGTTGCTAGTGATGATGATAAACATGAAGATGAATCTCATCTTGGACTTCTGGAAGCAGAGGCCAATGAAAAACAAACTGACCATGAGTTGCAAAATGATGATAATACGGAGCTTCAGCTAAGTGTAAGTGGTCATTCACATCTGGACACAATACTTTTGACAGACAACACTTCTAATCAGCGTAGTTTTATGTTGTTACTCGCTGTTAGCATACACTCACTGTTTGAAGGGATTACATTAGGCTTACAAACTGACATGGTGAAACTCTTGCATTTGTTCCTTGCAGTTTTAATTCATGAAGTACTCGTCGTACTCGCACTGGGTGTTAACATAGCAAAACGTAATCTGGGCGTAACAAAAAGCTTTAGGTATATTCTGATGGCCACTGGAAGTATACCTGTTGGAATGATTGTAGGACTCCTTATTGGAACAGCACCAGGCTTATTTGGCAGTGTACTTTCAGCCTGTCTGCAAGGCATTGCAGCAGGAATTTTTATACATGTAACATTTATGGAAATTATGCCAGAAGAGTTTGTGAGGAATAAGTATCAACTGTGGAaagtattattttttttcattGGATTCATGTTAATGGCAGTAGTGAGTTTCTTTTTagatagttacaaataa